A portion of the Selenomonadales bacterium genome contains these proteins:
- the nadA gene encoding quinolinate synthase NadA, which yields MNNLVAEIKRLKQERNAVILAHIYQPAEIQDIADFIGDSLDLSRRAAETDADVIVFCGVHFMAETANILSPDKIVLLPDMTAGCEMADMITAEELAAKRAENPDAVVVSYVNTTAAVKALTDICCTSANAVQIVESIPKDKDIIFAPDRNLGGYIAKSTNRTMDLWDGCCPIHHAISAEAVLEAKKAHPNALVLAHPECNDEVLALADHINGTMGLVRYAEASDADEFIVVTVKGTLHQMNKRCPNKSFYLASEMLDCHNMSNNTLEKVKTALETLSPQVVVPEDVRVKAKACLEKMLDVCR from the coding sequence ATGAACAATTTGGTAGCAGAAATCAAACGTTTGAAACAAGAACGCAACGCTGTTATCTTGGCACATATCTATCAGCCTGCCGAGATCCAAGATATTGCGGATTTTATCGGAGATTCGCTTGATCTTTCTCGTCGTGCGGCAGAAACGGATGCCGATGTGATCGTATTCTGCGGTGTGCATTTCATGGCAGAAACGGCAAATATCTTGTCGCCCGATAAGATCGTACTCCTTCCCGATATGACGGCGGGATGCGAGATGGCTGACATGATCACGGCGGAAGAACTCGCGGCAAAACGCGCCGAAAATCCCGATGCAGTTGTCGTATCGTATGTCAATACGACGGCGGCTGTCAAAGCACTTACCGATATTTGCTGTACCTCGGCAAATGCGGTACAGATCGTAGAATCGATCCCGAAAGACAAAGATATCATTTTCGCCCCCGACCGCAATCTCGGCGGTTATATCGCGAAATCGACGAACCGTACGATGGATTTGTGGGACGGTTGCTGTCCGATCCATCACGCGATTTCCGCAGAAGCTGTGCTTGAAGCGAAAAAAGCGCATCCGAATGCGCTCGTACTTGCACATCCGGAATGCAATGATGAGGTATTGGCACTTGCCGACCATATCAATGGCACGATGGGTCTTGTTCGCTACGCAGAAGCAAGCGATGCGGATGAGTTCATCGTCGTAACGGTCAAAGGCACGCTCCATCAGATGAACAAGCGTTGCCCGAATAAATCGTTCTATCTGGCAAGCGAAATGCTCGATTGCCATAATATGAGTAATAATACGCTCGAAAAAGTGAAAACTGCACTCGAAACATTGTCGCCGCAGGTCGTTGTGCCGGAAGATGTCCGCGTAAAAGCGAAAGCCTGCCTCGAAAAAATGTTGGATGTGTGCCGCTAG